The following are encoded in a window of Roseivirga misakiensis genomic DNA:
- a CDS encoding acylase, with translation MKNLYFLLLVFVIASCQSAGDNEVAKWEKQAEQVTIIRDDFGVPHIYGKTDADAVFGMLYAQCEDDFPRVERNYYWAIGRLAEAEGESALYSDLRARLYMTIDEAKEAYASAPDWLKELCEAYADGINYYLHTHPEVKPKVLTKFEPWFPMFFFEGSTGGDIESVSTRRIRNFYGEGKATAMADFLPQDLLKEEPKGSNGFAISGEHTASGNAMLLINPHTSFYFRGESQVVSEEGLNAYGAATWGQFFIYQGFNEKNGWMHTSTRVDFMDDFLETVEERDGKLQYKYGEEWRDVEVSEVTLKYKDGEELKERTFPTYRTHHGPITGKIDDKWVATKLNWEPVDALIQSFTRSKTKNHDEFWEMMKIRRNSSNNTVYADADGTIAYYHGDFVPKRDPQFDYQRPVDGSNPATDWQGMHELDEIITIVNPDNGWIQNCNSTPFTAAAEFSPKREDYPFYMAPDAENFRGVHAVQLLKDVKDLTIDGLIELAHDPYLPAFEKVIPGLLKAIESSPAKMRTLKGPYQVLKKWDLKTSKESVAMTLAHFYGIRYMSQGKNPKGLRGNERFDFFGTGSPYAERISIFEDAVAQIEEDFGTWEVPWGDYNRFQRLSGDMDLKYDDNAPSIPVGMTTSRWGALAAYGARSFNGTKKIYGYRGNSFVAMVEFGDRVKAKSMLAGGQSNDPNSPHFDDQAQRYADAQFKDVAYYKEDVEARAKETYKPGKR, from the coding sequence GCTGACGCCGTATTCGGCATGCTTTACGCTCAATGTGAAGATGATTTTCCAAGAGTAGAAAGAAACTATTATTGGGCTATTGGTCGTTTAGCAGAAGCCGAAGGAGAGTCGGCACTGTACAGCGATTTACGCGCAAGGCTTTATATGACCATTGACGAGGCCAAAGAAGCCTATGCTTCTGCACCCGATTGGTTGAAAGAGCTCTGCGAAGCGTATGCAGATGGCATTAATTATTACCTACATACCCATCCTGAAGTAAAACCAAAAGTGCTCACGAAATTCGAGCCATGGTTCCCGATGTTCTTCTTTGAAGGTTCCACTGGAGGCGATATTGAAAGTGTTTCTACCAGACGTATTAGAAATTTCTATGGAGAAGGAAAAGCTACCGCAATGGCCGATTTCCTTCCACAAGATTTATTAAAGGAAGAGCCAAAAGGCTCGAATGGGTTTGCCATTTCAGGTGAACATACTGCATCAGGTAACGCTATGTTGCTCATAAATCCGCATACTTCCTTCTATTTCCGTGGCGAGTCTCAAGTTGTGAGCGAAGAGGGACTGAATGCGTATGGAGCAGCTACTTGGGGGCAGTTTTTCATATATCAGGGCTTCAATGAAAAGAATGGTTGGATGCATACTTCTACTCGGGTAGATTTTATGGATGACTTCTTGGAAACTGTGGAAGAACGCGATGGTAAACTACAGTATAAATATGGCGAAGAGTGGCGCGATGTTGAGGTATCAGAAGTTACCTTGAAATACAAAGATGGAGAAGAGCTAAAAGAGAGAACTTTCCCGACTTATAGAACTCATCACGGACCGATCACTGGTAAAATTGACGATAAGTGGGTGGCGACAAAATTGAACTGGGAACCAGTTGATGCACTCATCCAATCATTCACCAGATCTAAAACTAAGAACCATGACGAGTTTTGGGAGATGATGAAGATTAGAAGAAATTCATCTAACAATACAGTGTATGCAGATGCAGATGGTACGATCGCTTACTACCATGGCGATTTTGTACCAAAAAGAGATCCACAATTTGATTATCAGCGACCAGTAGATGGTAGTAATCCAGCCACCGATTGGCAAGGAATGCATGAGCTGGATGAAATTATTACCATTGTGAATCCCGACAATGGATGGATTCAGAATTGTAATTCAACACCTTTTACAGCTGCCGCCGAATTCAGTCCTAAACGTGAAGATTATCCTTTCTACATGGCACCAGATGCTGAAAATTTCCGAGGGGTTCATGCAGTGCAATTGTTGAAGGATGTAAAAGATTTGACCATAGATGGTTTGATTGAACTCGCACACGATCCTTATCTACCAGCATTTGAAAAAGTGATCCCAGGCTTACTAAAAGCTATTGAAAGCAGTCCTGCCAAAATGAGAACTTTAAAAGGACCATATCAAGTATTAAAAAAATGGGACCTAAAGACCTCGAAAGAATCTGTAGCTATGACATTAGCGCATTTCTACGGCATTCGCTACATGTCTCAAGGGAAGAATCCTAAAGGACTAAGAGGAAACGAGAGATTTGATTTTTTCGGAACAGGATCACCCTATGCTGAGCGTATTTCCATCTTCGAAGATGCAGTGGCTCAAATTGAAGAAGACTTTGGCACTTGGGAAGTACCTTGGGGAGACTACAATCGCTTTCAAAGGCTGTCGGGAGACATGGATCTAAAATATGATGATAATGCGCCGAGTATCCCAGTTGGTATGACGACTAGTCGTTGGGGGGCCTTGGCAGCATATGGTGCTAGAAGTTTCAATGGCACTAAGAAAATTTATGGCTACAGAGGAAACAGCTTCGTGGCGATGGTAGAGTTTGGGGACCGAGTGAAAGCCAAAAGTATGTTGGCTGGCGGCCAGAGTAATGATCCCAACTCACCCCACTTCGATGATCAAGCCCAGCGATATGCCGATGCTCAGTTTAAAGATGTAGCCTATTACAAGGAAGATGTAGAAGCAAGAGCTAAAGAAACTTACAAACCGGGTAAGCGATAG
- a CDS encoding ABC transporter permease, which translates to MPSPNDSIPKLYQRLFEIFCKEELINELQGDLEEEFFLNKEELGLRRARSIYKAEVIKMLRPSIVKKTKLNNLNFAAMFKINAKLAFRNLAKHKLYTFINIGGLAISLAVCMLILLYVNSEVNYDNYHPNKERLYRVALDRFYPDHTSYYALTPFSMAEQAAIDFPEVEAFCRIFPGFGIDVTYENESFLENGLKAADKNFFEVFGIKIIEGDKADIFNVPNAVVLSESTARKYFGNDQAIGKILKSALGDLIVSGVAEDTPQNTHFKFDLLLNLELLNFLQAPNFLNFSVHNYLLLKEGVDPELINEKYVDLVENYAAGQIERSQNISFEEYKASGNGYRYYLQPIQDIHLKSQLEAEFEVNGNITYIYIFLSIAVFIVALAAVNFINLATARSTERAKEVGIRKVLGSERKQLISQFLFESIFVSVVSLLIAVALIFLIMPAFNGFTEKTMALATFLTPLNIGILLLFSLGLGLLAGLYPAFILSSFKPVTVLKGKLISSKNGAWIRNGLVVFQFFISIVLICSTLIVGQQMDYLQNRNLGFDRENVLVIQRAFNLPDLETFKTEVSKIPGVNSIGGASAMPGSGIYFGASFRQEGMNEAVALNCAVFADEYLETMNMELAEGRSFSKDFQDTLALMLNESGARALGIADNPIGARISNVQGANNPNGNITYQVVGIIKDYNYKSLHTEITPMAIFSSESAQGGNVANLALKIDPAQSAAIVDQVREIWRGQAPNQTYVYNFLDDSLNGLYEAEQKSGKLFLIFTSIAIWIACIGLFGLATFIIGSRIKEIGVRKVLGASSARVVFLLMNDFNKLILISVLLAVPAAIWVMQKWLAGFAYRIDLTDTWVSFFIGGIVSLLVAWLTVSYHSIKAAMSNPVKNLRTE; encoded by the coding sequence ATGCCCTCTCCTAATGATTCTATACCGAAACTGTATCAGCGACTTTTTGAGATTTTCTGCAAAGAAGAGCTGATCAACGAACTTCAAGGTGATCTTGAGGAAGAATTCTTTCTCAACAAAGAAGAATTAGGCCTTCGGCGCGCTCGGTCGATCTATAAAGCAGAGGTCATAAAAATGCTTCGACCATCAATTGTAAAAAAGACAAAACTCAACAACTTAAATTTTGCTGCCATGTTCAAAATCAATGCTAAACTTGCTTTTCGGAACCTAGCAAAGCACAAACTTTACACGTTTATCAATATTGGTGGCCTTGCCATAAGCCTAGCGGTGTGCATGCTCATTCTACTTTATGTAAACAGTGAGGTCAATTACGACAATTATCATCCCAACAAAGAAAGGTTATACCGTGTAGCATTAGATAGATTTTACCCAGACCATACATCCTACTACGCCTTAACTCCTTTTTCCATGGCAGAACAAGCGGCTATTGATTTCCCAGAGGTCGAGGCTTTTTGCCGAATATTCCCTGGTTTTGGCATAGACGTTACTTATGAAAATGAGAGTTTTCTTGAAAACGGTCTGAAAGCGGCAGATAAGAACTTCTTCGAGGTTTTTGGAATAAAAATTATCGAGGGAGACAAGGCCGACATTTTCAATGTTCCTAATGCTGTTGTCCTCTCCGAAAGCACGGCTCGTAAATATTTTGGAAATGATCAGGCTATTGGGAAAATTCTCAAATCTGCGTTGGGCGATCTTATCGTAAGTGGAGTAGCCGAGGATACCCCTCAAAACACACACTTTAAATTTGATTTATTACTTAACCTAGAGTTACTAAACTTTCTTCAAGCTCCGAACTTCCTCAATTTTTCAGTTCACAACTATCTTTTACTTAAAGAAGGTGTAGACCCTGAATTGATTAATGAAAAGTATGTTGACTTGGTTGAAAACTATGCTGCTGGTCAAATTGAAAGAAGTCAGAACATATCGTTTGAAGAATATAAGGCTAGCGGAAATGGTTATAGATATTACCTACAACCCATTCAAGACATTCATTTAAAGTCGCAATTAGAGGCTGAATTCGAAGTCAATGGAAATATCACATACATCTATATTTTTCTATCGATCGCAGTTTTCATCGTAGCACTAGCGGCCGTCAATTTCATCAATCTTGCTACGGCTAGGTCTACAGAACGCGCTAAGGAAGTTGGTATTCGGAAAGTCTTAGGTTCTGAAAGAAAACAATTGATCAGTCAATTCTTATTTGAATCTATTTTTGTAAGCGTCGTCAGTCTTCTTATCGCAGTTGCTTTGATATTTTTGATTATGCCAGCATTCAATGGTTTTACTGAAAAAACCATGGCACTAGCCACTTTTCTGACGCCGTTAAACATTGGGATACTGTTGCTTTTTAGTCTTGGATTAGGCCTTTTGGCTGGTTTATATCCGGCGTTTATTCTTTCCTCTTTCAAACCCGTGACGGTTCTTAAAGGCAAACTAATAAGCAGTAAAAACGGCGCTTGGATACGTAACGGGCTTGTGGTATTTCAGTTTTTCATTTCGATAGTCTTGATCTGTAGTACTTTAATTGTGGGCCAGCAAATGGACTATTTGCAAAACAGAAACCTCGGCTTTGACAGGGAAAATGTTTTGGTGATTCAAAGAGCATTTAACTTACCCGATCTTGAAACATTCAAAACGGAGGTTTCAAAAATACCCGGCGTCAATAGTATTGGTGGCGCTAGCGCCATGCCAGGTAGTGGAATTTATTTTGGTGCCTCTTTTAGACAAGAGGGAATGAATGAGGCCGTCGCGTTGAATTGCGCTGTTTTTGCAGATGAATATCTAGAAACCATGAATATGGAACTTGCGGAAGGCCGATCTTTCTCAAAAGATTTTCAAGATACGTTGGCATTAATGCTTAATGAGTCAGGAGCTCGAGCGCTGGGAATAGCAGATAATCCCATTGGGGCCAGAATTTCAAATGTCCAAGGAGCCAACAATCCAAATGGTAATATTACTTATCAGGTCGTGGGAATTATCAAAGACTACAATTACAAATCCCTTCATACCGAGATAACGCCTATGGCTATTTTTAGCAGCGAAAGTGCACAAGGCGGTAACGTAGCGAACCTCGCTCTTAAAATAGATCCAGCTCAATCCGCTGCCATCGTCGATCAAGTTCGAGAGATTTGGCGTGGACAGGCACCGAACCAAACCTATGTTTATAACTTTTTAGATGACTCATTGAACGGGCTTTATGAGGCTGAACAGAAGTCGGGGAAATTGTTCTTAATCTTTACGAGTATTGCGATATGGATCGCCTGTATTGGTCTTTTTGGTCTTGCCACTTTTATTATCGGAAGTCGCATAAAAGAGATTGGGGTGAGAAAAGTCCTTGGTGCAAGTTCTGCCCGCGTTGTCTTTCTACTTATGAACGATTTCAATAAGTTAATTTTAATCTCAGTCTTGCTAGCAGTACCAGCCGCAATTTGGGTAATGCAAAAGTGGCTGGCTGGTTTTGCTTACCGAATTGATTTGACGGACACATGGGTATCTTTCTTCATCGGAGGTATTGTATCATTGCTCGTCGCTTGGCTCACTGTAAGCTATCATTCTATTAAGGCTGCCATGTCAAATCCTGTGAAGAACCTTAGGACTGAATAG
- a CDS encoding PadR family transcriptional regulator has translation MKGSNLGEFQELALLTILVLGDEAYGVTIKREINKNVKRAISRGALHTALSRLEEKGYLKSKQGEASTERGGRPKRYYEVTNKGKSALHEAREVRDNLWNKIPSVRLELQYALS, from the coding sequence ATGAAAGGATCAAACTTAGGAGAGTTTCAAGAACTGGCCCTACTCACCATTTTGGTTTTGGGCGATGAAGCTTATGGCGTGACCATCAAAAGAGAAATCAATAAAAATGTAAAACGTGCAATTAGTAGAGGTGCCCTACATACAGCATTAAGCCGACTTGAAGAAAAAGGCTATTTGAAGTCGAAACAGGGTGAAGCAAGCACAGAAAGAGGTGGCAGGCCTAAACGCTATTATGAAGTGACTAATAAAGGAAAATCTGCTCTTCATGAAGCCAGAGAGGTTAGGGATAACCTGTGGAATAAAATACCAAGTGTGAGGCTAGAGCTACAATATGCCCTCTCCTAA
- a CDS encoding ABC transporter permease has protein sequence MNRKRQEPSRFFRLLFEKFCKEELFEELQGDLQEEFKMNSAKHGLSKARQLYRKEVLQMIRPSVLKSKKRSRNSFQPTIMFKNYSVVALRNILRNKLFSSINIVGLSISMAVGLIAITFVSEIYSYDDFHQKRDNIYRVVSDITRPARGTSNYATTPLIANERLTTDFPNVATLVPVDRGMRGNLIYNQESYAVKGISTSSAFFEIFTFPMIQGNAETALNNPYTAVITESTALKIFGKVDALGQFIEHSRYGKITITGVVKDPPHNSHLQFDIIGSIETLRAQKSRLLTRWSQSTASYLYVYIPESQSKENFLANLSELSAQENEKVNNFEIELQLEALNDIFPGDGRYNQFGTVMPQKNVNSIIILALIVLLSACFNYTNLSMARSLKRAKEVGVRKVIGASRTQLLAQFILEAIFISTFALLISVFLFRLIRPEFLALNFYIERTTTLLLSPKIYLFFFLFALLIGGVSGFLPALVMSKLKPVSVIKGVASIKASKGLDVRKVLTTIQFTLSMGFFVLVTLVYKQYKYALNFDLGFTTENVLNVDIKGEDIEVLRNTFSKIPEVVDLSSSAMIPSTGSYQSFTAKYDNPQDSVSINMIDISPGYIENMGHQLLAGSSFDALNIDHIILNDLAVKRFGINSPQEAIGETISFGRKTWTVIGVVATFHDRSIDKPLAPFAFTSGINNHYYLNLKLQSADMIGTMQRLSETWDDVSGNSDFEARFYSDYIEMTYSDISASVKTYGLLAIIAISISVLGLLGMAVYTTESKVKELAIRKVLGADLSSLLALLSKNFMVIFIISGIIAIPTAYMMFNRVIVPDMVYTIDVGFWELAGGALLIILIAFLTISSQTLKAAKTNPAHSLRND, from the coding sequence ATGAATAGGAAGCGTCAAGAACCTTCTCGGTTTTTTAGATTGCTCTTTGAAAAATTCTGTAAAGAGGAGCTTTTCGAAGAACTACAAGGAGACCTGCAAGAGGAGTTCAAAATGAATTCAGCCAAGCATGGCTTAAGTAAAGCTCGACAGCTTTACAGAAAAGAGGTGCTACAAATGATAAGGCCTTCTGTCCTAAAAAGTAAAAAACGATCTCGTAATTCCTTTCAACCAACTATTATGTTCAAAAACTATTCTGTCGTTGCCCTACGAAATATTTTGAGGAACAAGTTATTCTCCTCTATAAACATAGTCGGACTGTCCATTAGTATGGCTGTCGGATTGATTGCCATCACCTTTGTAAGTGAAATTTATTCATACGATGATTTTCATCAAAAGAGAGATAATATTTACAGAGTCGTGAGTGATATTACGAGACCGGCCAGAGGTACTTCGAACTATGCCACCACGCCACTAATCGCCAACGAGCGGCTCACCACGGATTTCCCAAATGTGGCTACTCTTGTTCCAGTCGATCGGGGAATGAGGGGTAATTTAATCTACAATCAAGAGAGCTATGCAGTTAAGGGGATTTCTACAAGTAGTGCCTTCTTTGAGATTTTCACCTTCCCGATGATTCAAGGCAATGCGGAAACAGCTTTAAATAATCCGTATACAGCGGTGATTACCGAATCAACCGCACTGAAAATTTTTGGCAAGGTTGATGCCCTTGGCCAATTTATTGAACACTCGAGATATGGTAAAATAACGATTACTGGCGTCGTAAAGGACCCTCCGCACAATTCACACCTGCAGTTCGATATCATAGGTTCAATAGAAACTTTACGCGCACAAAAAAGCAGATTATTAACGCGTTGGAGTCAGAGTACAGCCAGTTACTTATATGTATATATCCCAGAAAGCCAGTCAAAGGAGAACTTCTTGGCTAACCTTTCAGAGTTGTCTGCTCAAGAAAATGAGAAGGTCAATAATTTCGAGATTGAGCTTCAGCTTGAGGCCTTAAACGATATTTTCCCAGGTGATGGCCGTTACAACCAGTTTGGAACGGTTATGCCTCAAAAAAACGTGAATTCGATTATTATTCTGGCACTTATCGTTTTGCTTTCAGCCTGTTTTAACTACACAAACCTCTCTATGGCCCGATCACTGAAAAGAGCTAAGGAAGTGGGTGTAAGGAAGGTTATTGGCGCATCTAGAACCCAGTTACTCGCACAATTCATTTTAGAGGCAATATTTATTTCCACATTTGCGCTGCTCATTTCTGTATTTTTATTCAGGCTCATTCGGCCAGAATTCCTAGCACTAAATTTCTACATAGAACGCACGACTACCCTCCTATTAAGCCCTAAGATTTATCTATTTTTCTTTCTTTTCGCACTTTTAATCGGTGGTGTTTCAGGTTTCTTACCTGCCCTTGTCATGAGTAAATTAAAGCCTGTTTCTGTCATAAAAGGCGTCGCTTCCATTAAGGCTTCTAAGGGATTGGATGTTAGGAAAGTGCTGACCACCATACAATTCACCCTATCTATGGGCTTTTTTGTGCTGGTCACCTTAGTTTATAAGCAATACAAGTACGCCCTCAACTTCGATTTAGGATTTACGACAGAAAACGTGCTTAATGTGGATATTAAGGGTGAGGATATCGAGGTACTTCGAAATACCTTCAGTAAAATCCCTGAAGTGGTCGACTTATCATCTTCGGCAATGATCCCGAGTACTGGTTCCTATCAATCATTTACCGCCAAATATGATAACCCACAAGATTCTGTTTCAATCAATATGATAGATATTAGCCCTGGATATATCGAAAACATGGGGCATCAGCTCTTGGCCGGCAGTAGTTTCGATGCCCTGAATATTGACCATATTATCCTAAACGATCTGGCTGTAAAACGCTTCGGCATAAACTCACCTCAAGAGGCTATCGGAGAAACAATTTCTTTTGGTAGAAAAACATGGACCGTCATTGGGGTTGTAGCCACCTTCCATGATCGCAGTATTGATAAACCTCTGGCTCCGTTTGCTTTTACTTCAGGTATCAATAATCACTATTATCTCAACTTGAAATTACAATCCGCAGACATGATCGGCACTATGCAACGTCTCTCAGAAACATGGGACGATGTAAGCGGAAATTCAGATTTCGAGGCAAGGTTTTATAGCGACTATATTGAGATGACCTACTCAGATATTTCAGCGTCGGTCAAGACTTATGGATTGTTAGCCATTATTGCCATTTCCATTTCTGTATTAGGCCTATTGGGCATGGCTGTGTATACCACAGAATCAAAAGTGAAGGAGTTGGCTATCAGAAAAGTGCTGGGAGCAGATTTATCGAGCTTACTGGCATTATTAAGTAAGAATTTCATGGTTATTTTCATCATTTCCGGCATAATCGCCATTCCTACGGCCTACATGATGTTCAATCGTGTAATAGTACCCGATATGGTGTACACAATTGATGTAGGTTTCTGGGAATTAGCTGGTGGTGCGTTGTTGATCATACTGATCGCATTTTTAACCATTAGCTCTCAGACCTTAAAAGCTGCAAAGACCAACCCAGCCCACAGTTTACGAAATGATTAG
- a CDS encoding PadR family transcriptional regulator, giving the protein MKGTHLGEFQEVVLLVILSLDDNAYGVTIKQEMMEKVNRSISRGALHTALTRLEEKGFITSERGEANEDRGGRRKRYYTVTKTGIAALHGAKEMRDQLWSQIPRLKLYPDYE; this is encoded by the coding sequence ATGAAAGGGACGCATTTAGGGGAATTTCAGGAAGTCGTTTTACTCGTCATTCTCTCACTGGATGACAATGCTTACGGAGTAACGATTAAGCAGGAAATGATGGAGAAAGTAAATCGAAGTATCAGTCGTGGAGCGCTTCATACAGCACTTACTCGGCTTGAAGAAAAGGGATTTATTACTTCAGAACGTGGTGAAGCCAATGAGGATCGCGGAGGTAGGCGAAAACGCTATTACACGGTGACAAAAACTGGAATTGCGGCACTTCACGGTGCAAAAGAAATGCGAGATCAATTATGGTCTCAAATCCCTAGGTTAAAACTCTACCCCGATTATGAATAG
- a CDS encoding TlpA disulfide reductase family protein, with protein MKNSRKLLSIIALSLICIYGKAQQTLNFEVEGSTEQDYNDFIYLSFGEKVDSLKVVDNKFYFKGQVNHVTEARIHTKNGYVTEGVYLEDGKTVVKISIKDNITSITSIRGNKTHNITMDLVSFYEENSEKEEFRGLFYDKMDEVISQNPRNQLSGTMLSEIIMDPIFTFEEAMSLFSKLDTTVQSANDLSAIKISLDKLKNTKIGNPFPTFNFPNKDGESIDIADYRGSYLLVEFWASWCGGCRIANPALVEIRKEYASKGFDIMGVSIDRSRAAWLKAIEKDGLTWENTLADGEFNNETLKKLKIQYLPSNYLLDPNGNIAAINIKPKELKRKLEELIEK; from the coding sequence ATGAAAAACTCAAGAAAATTACTTAGCATAATTGCCCTTTCACTGATTTGTATCTATGGAAAAGCTCAGCAGACACTGAACTTTGAAGTTGAAGGTTCTACTGAACAAGACTACAATGATTTCATTTATTTAAGCTTTGGGGAAAAGGTCGATAGTCTGAAAGTGGTAGACAACAAGTTCTACTTTAAAGGTCAGGTGAATCATGTGACCGAGGCGAGAATTCATACGAAGAATGGCTATGTAACAGAGGGCGTTTACCTAGAGGATGGTAAAACTGTAGTGAAAATTTCGATTAAGGATAATATTACATCCATCACTTCGATCAGAGGAAATAAAACACACAACATAACGATGGACCTTGTGTCTTTTTATGAAGAGAACAGTGAGAAAGAAGAATTCAGAGGCTTGTTCTACGACAAAATGGATGAAGTAATTTCGCAAAATCCACGGAATCAACTGAGCGGCACCATGCTCTCTGAGATCATCATGGACCCGATCTTCACTTTCGAAGAAGCCATGTCACTATTCAGTAAATTAGATACCACCGTTCAATCCGCAAATGATTTAAGCGCTATTAAAATCTCTCTTGATAAGCTCAAGAATACCAAAATTGGCAATCCATTCCCAACCTTCAATTTTCCAAATAAGGATGGCGAATCCATTGACATAGCAGATTATAGAGGATCGTATCTACTTGTTGAGTTTTGGGCTTCTTGGTGCGGTGGTTGTAGAATAGCCAACCCAGCGTTAGTAGAAATAAGAAAGGAATATGCTAGCAAGGGCTTCGACATAATGGGTGTCTCGATAGATCGAAGCAGGGCGGCTTGGTTAAAGGCAATTGAGAAAGATGGGCTTACTTGGGAAAACACTCTTGCTGATGGTGAATTCAACAATGAGACTTTGAAAAAGCTGAAAATCCAATACCTGCCTTCAAACTACTTACTAGATCCTAACGGTAACATTGCGGCCATCAACATCAAGCCCAAAGAACTAAAGCGGAAATTAGAGGAGCTGATAGAAAAATAA